The Mesorhizobium loti genome includes a region encoding these proteins:
- a CDS encoding glycosyltransferase family 2 protein: MKLSVIMPVYNREQLVGLALRSLLRQRENIDLDIIVIDDGSTDGSAAVVRSLIDEAPCIRLFQQTNGGVTRARNAGLKQLLPQTRLVSFLDSDDISPTGRFKADLACFEQDPGLDLTYSLMTLVDKIDGETLEPAADSHSITVRGIHLSAGIFARDLIERTGGFDEDFKQAEDTDYLLRIFESQAKYVMPDTVALYYRRHPGNMTKEADVPFREFIRAIHKSMKRRKADPSLRRVEGIFDFKDLAQWRFL; the protein is encoded by the coding sequence GTGAAACTGAGCGTGATCATGCCGGTTTACAATCGCGAACAGCTCGTTGGCCTCGCGCTGCGCTCGCTGCTCAGGCAACGCGAAAACATCGACCTCGACATCATCGTCATCGACGATGGGTCGACCGATGGCTCGGCGGCGGTCGTGCGGTCGTTGATCGACGAGGCCCCGTGCATTCGTCTTTTCCAGCAGACCAATGGCGGGGTCACCAGAGCACGCAATGCCGGGCTGAAACAGTTGCTGCCGCAGACTCGCCTGGTGTCATTTCTCGATTCGGATGACATCTCCCCGACAGGGCGCTTCAAGGCGGATCTCGCCTGCTTCGAACAGGATCCGGGCCTCGACCTGACCTATTCGCTCATGACCCTCGTGGACAAGATAGATGGCGAGACGCTGGAACCGGCCGCCGACAGCCACTCCATCACCGTGCGAGGGATCCACCTGTCCGCCGGGATCTTTGCGCGAGACCTCATCGAGCGCACCGGCGGCTTCGACGAGGATTTCAAACAGGCCGAGGACACCGACTATCTGCTGCGTATCTTTGAGAGCCAAGCAAAATACGTTATGCCCGATACGGTGGCTCTCTATTACAGGCGTCATCCTGGCAACATGACCAAGGAAGCCGATGTGCCCTTTCGCGAGTTCATCCGCGCCATTCACAAATCGATGAAGCGTCGCAAGGCCGACCCCAGCTTGCGCCGGGTGGAAGGAATCTTCGACTTCAAGGACCTCGCGCAGTGGCGATTCCTGTGA
- a CDS encoding glycosyltransferase family 2 protein, translated as MTGYGVVIPAFNAAATIGAALNSVLAQTVKAEAIVVVDDGSTDDTAAVIEAMNLPVTVLRQENAGPGSATTKGFAALSTPFVATLDADDLWLADKIEKQLGYLDRHPETAGVFTHWRTFRGDRPDLPEATSGAGWSRTTMMIRQEVALTIGPIIDPPGGRGEMIDWIARVREAGFVLAMLDDVLALRRIRPGSLSYGRDPERDRGYLQVARLAMQRRAQNKAGSS; from the coding sequence ATGACAGGCTACGGCGTCGTCATTCCGGCTTTCAACGCGGCCGCCACCATAGGCGCGGCCCTGAACTCCGTTCTGGCCCAGACGGTGAAAGCCGAGGCCATCGTCGTGGTCGATGACGGTTCGACCGACGATACGGCTGCCGTGATCGAGGCGATGAACCTGCCGGTGACGGTGCTGCGGCAAGAAAATGCGGGGCCCGGAAGCGCCACGACCAAGGGTTTTGCCGCACTCTCGACTCCGTTCGTCGCGACGCTCGATGCCGACGATTTGTGGCTGGCGGACAAGATCGAAAAGCAGCTGGGCTATCTCGACCGTCATCCCGAAACCGCGGGCGTTTTTACGCATTGGCGGACGTTTCGCGGTGACAGGCCCGATTTGCCCGAGGCGACCAGCGGGGCGGGATGGTCGCGCACGACGATGATGATCCGCCAGGAGGTGGCGCTGACCATCGGTCCCATCATCGACCCACCAGGCGGCCGCGGCGAGATGATCGACTGGATCGCCCGGGTTCGTGAGGCAGGCTTTGTCCTTGCCATGCTCGACGACGTGCTTGCATTGCGCCGCATCAGGCCGGGCAGCCTTTCCTATGGCCGCGATCCGGAACGCGACCGCGGCTATCTCCAGGTGGCAAGGCTCGCCATGCAGCGGCGAGCCCAGAACAAGGCGGGCTCCAGTTGA
- a CDS encoding nucleotidyltransferase family protein yields the protein MKATPARRVGRRFPDYGWSWPTGQLDQLLKAALLSDEDAAAGCAARWLDENDIDLVSFREHRLLAAISDRFGRKLAGHSAHPRLVGLQKMLWTKSRMAMREAEPALKAMADGGADIMLIKGASRIALNASAQRGRVAHDIDILVRPRDMAAVFDILRDRDWQIASGVSAQYLRTRLASLRSMNFFKGRFGDIDLHQLGYDGSQTSAEDDLAIWQRAIPAEFSGVAVFVPSPADRMALAIAHGGLDAHTHSDWLVDCAVAIHGGDVDWDVFLDIVGRRGLAVPAAVALSYLVFEIGIAVPEPTLARTFEMADRAGLSRWSSVLQAKPRTDFGGLVWLSRGLAKQLRLKRKQGRLQQEPPAKPWRGRPAARKPQAAPAPLVFSQAIACPQTTGDMMLDITVRISVPPVRRRIEMEINAGDEHIARLRAMAISRSGRERVLHFRGKVALDGARAALTLEARPSRQFREWNDEATVAAYGALPFQLLSADFSPVG from the coding sequence TTGAAAGCCACGCCCGCTCGCCGCGTCGGCCGCCGCTTCCCGGACTATGGTTGGTCCTGGCCGACCGGTCAGCTCGACCAGTTGCTCAAGGCGGCGCTGCTCTCCGATGAAGACGCTGCCGCCGGCTGCGCCGCGCGCTGGCTGGACGAGAACGACATCGATCTCGTCTCGTTTCGAGAACATCGTCTGCTTGCCGCCATCTCCGACAGGTTCGGCAGGAAGCTTGCAGGCCATTCCGCCCATCCGCGCCTTGTTGGCCTGCAGAAGATGCTGTGGACCAAGTCGCGCATGGCGATGCGCGAGGCCGAGCCGGCGCTGAAGGCAATGGCCGACGGCGGCGCCGACATCATGCTGATAAAGGGCGCCAGCCGAATTGCCTTGAATGCGTCGGCGCAGCGCGGCCGGGTCGCGCACGACATCGATATACTGGTGCGCCCGCGCGACATGGCTGCCGTCTTCGACATCCTGCGCGATCGCGACTGGCAGATCGCCTCGGGCGTCAGCGCGCAATATCTGCGAACCCGGTTGGCGTCGCTGCGGTCGATGAACTTCTTCAAGGGCCGTTTCGGCGACATCGACCTGCACCAGCTCGGCTATGACGGGTCGCAGACGAGCGCGGAAGACGATCTGGCGATCTGGCAACGGGCGATCCCGGCTGAATTCAGCGGCGTCGCGGTCTTCGTGCCGTCGCCGGCCGATCGCATGGCTCTGGCCATCGCCCATGGCGGGCTCGACGCCCACACCCATAGCGACTGGCTCGTCGATTGCGCTGTCGCCATCCATGGCGGAGACGTCGACTGGGACGTGTTCCTCGACATCGTCGGCAGACGCGGCCTGGCCGTTCCTGCGGCGGTGGCATTGTCCTACCTGGTGTTTGAGATCGGCATTGCCGTGCCGGAGCCGACATTGGCCAGAACCTTCGAGATGGCCGACCGGGCTGGCCTGTCGCGCTGGTCGTCGGTTCTGCAGGCCAAGCCGCGCACGGATTTCGGCGGCCTTGTCTGGCTGTCGCGTGGGCTTGCCAAGCAATTGCGCCTGAAGCGGAAGCAGGGCCGGTTGCAGCAGGAGCCGCCCGCCAAACCTTGGCGTGGCAGACCGGCCGCGCGCAAGCCGCAGGCCGCACCGGCGCCCTTGGTGTTTTCGCAGGCCATCGCCTGTCCGCAAACGACCGGCGACATGATGCTTGATATCACCGTGAGGATCAGTGTTCCGCCGGTCCGACGCCGCATCGAAATGGAGATCAATGCCGGTGACGAGCATATCGCTCGGTTGCGCGCCATGGCCATCAGCCGATCCGGTAGAGAACGCGTGCTGCATTTTCGCGGCAAGGTGGCGCTCGACGGCGCGCGAGCTGCATTGACGCTCGAAGCGCGGCCATCGCGGCAGTTTCGCGAATGGAACGACGAGGCCACGGTGGCCGCTTATGGCGCCTTGCCTTTCCAGCTGCTGTCGGCGGATTTCTCGCCAGTTGGCTGA
- a CDS encoding type II toxin-antitoxin system VapC family toxin: MTFVDTNVLLDLVTDDPNWADWSIAQLEAASLDGPLLINDAVYAELAVRYVSIEDLEAFLDAAGLEMAPMPRAALFLAGKVFTQYRRSGGSRTGVLPDFFIGAHAAVARLPLLTRDVGRYRTYFPSLRLIAPDP; the protein is encoded by the coding sequence GTGACCTTCGTCGACACCAACGTTCTGCTCGACCTTGTCACGGATGATCCCAATTGGGCGGACTGGTCGATCGCGCAGCTCGAGGCCGCGAGCCTCGATGGGCCATTGTTGATCAATGATGCGGTCTATGCAGAACTTGCCGTTCGCTACGTCAGCATCGAGGATCTTGAGGCATTTCTGGATGCGGCCGGTCTCGAAATGGCTCCGATGCCAAGAGCCGCCCTTTTCCTAGCTGGAAAGGTATTCACGCAATACCGCCGATCGGGAGGATCGAGGACCGGCGTCTTGCCCGACTTCTTCATTGGCGCCCATGCCGCCGTCGCCAGGCTTCCGCTCCTGACCCGTGATGTCGGCCGCTACCGGACCTATTTCCCATCCTTGAGGCTGATCGCTCCGGATCCCTGA
- a CDS encoding AbrB/MazE/SpoVT family DNA-binding domain-containing protein: MATTVTAKGQVTIPKPVRDLLGIVPGSRVDFRRAADGSVVLARVDKEPPASRFAKLRGHAGEGLTTDAIMALTRGKA, translated from the coding sequence ATGGCCACCACCGTTACGGCAAAGGGACAAGTGACCATTCCCAAACCGGTCCGCGATCTCCTGGGGATCGTCCCGGGCAGCAGGGTCGATTTCCGACGCGCCGCCGATGGCAGCGTGGTGCTGGCTCGTGTTGACAAAGAGCCACCGGCGAGCCGCTTCGCCAAGTTGCGCGGCCATGCCGGCGAGGGGCTCACGACCGACGCGATCATGGCGCTCACGCGTGGCAAAGCGTGA
- a CDS encoding oxidoreductase codes for MSDAAAVQSPWQTARIVRIEMRTPRVTSFFFQPSRPFAYRAGQHVDVRLTAPDGYQARRSYSIASAPESGGVVELAIEKLDDGEVSPFFHEVAAIGDEIELRGPLGGHFVWPEDEDGPLVLVGGGSGVVPLMSMVRHRAAQNSSVPVVLVFSARVWDEVIFRDELIALDDRKGGFDLVLTLTREAARRPADYARRVDVAMMAQAMARLPEPPGLAFVCGSNAFVSAAAQALIDAGVAAENIRTERYGV; via the coding sequence ATGAGCGATGCGGCAGCAGTGCAATCGCCTTGGCAGACAGCCAGGATCGTCCGCATCGAAATGCGCACGCCGCGTGTCACCAGCTTCTTTTTCCAGCCGTCTCGACCCTTCGCCTATCGCGCCGGGCAGCATGTCGACGTCAGGCTGACGGCGCCGGACGGCTATCAGGCGCGCCGCTCCTATTCCATCGCCTCCGCACCCGAGAGTGGCGGCGTGGTCGAACTGGCGATCGAAAAACTCGACGATGGCGAGGTTTCGCCCTTCTTCCACGAGGTCGCGGCAATTGGCGACGAAATCGAACTGCGCGGACCGCTCGGCGGGCATTTCGTCTGGCCGGAAGATGAGGATGGTCCGCTTGTGCTGGTCGGCGGCGGTTCGGGCGTCGTTCCCTTGATGTCGATGGTCCGTCATCGCGCCGCGCAGAATTCAAGCGTGCCCGTCGTCCTGGTCTTTTCAGCCCGGGTCTGGGACGAGGTGATCTTTCGTGACGAGCTGATCGCCCTCGACGACCGCAAAGGCGGTTTCGATCTGGTGCTGACGCTGACGCGCGAAGCCGCACGCCGCCCGGCCGACTATGCGCGGCGGGTGGACGTCGCGATGATGGCGCAAGCGATGGCGCGGCTGCCCGAGCCGCCCGGTCTCGCCTTCGTCTGCGGCTCCAATGCCTTCGTTTCCGCCGCCGCCCAGGCGCTGATCGATGCCGGCGTTGCAGCGGAAAACATTCGCACCGAACGCTACGGAGTTTGA
- a CDS encoding molybdopterin-dependent oxidoreductase, whose product MVTRGFSSGRRPPTDDDARIPPGQYLEQGFPVLSAGPTPRVRTEDWSFTLKHGPRPIKKWNWAEFNALPLTKMTRDIHCVTAWTKFDTPWQGVLVDDILADAGLEPPTGFTLAHAFDGYTTNVPVKDLTAGKAMVALLYEGKPITSDHGGPARLLVPHLYFWKSAKWLNGLQFTTRDEPGFWELRGYHIYGDPWREQRYTDDP is encoded by the coding sequence ATGGTCACCCGGGGTTTCTCTTCAGGACGGCGCCCGCCAACCGATGACGATGCGCGCATACCGCCGGGCCAATATCTTGAACAGGGGTTTCCAGTGCTGTCGGCGGGTCCGACGCCGCGCGTGCGCACCGAGGATTGGTCTTTCACGCTGAAACATGGGCCACGCCCGATCAAGAAATGGAACTGGGCCGAGTTCAACGCGCTGCCGCTGACCAAGATGACGCGCGACATCCATTGCGTGACCGCATGGACCAAGTTCGACACGCCGTGGCAGGGCGTTCTGGTCGACGATATCCTTGCCGATGCGGGTTTGGAGCCGCCGACCGGCTTCACGCTGGCACACGCGTTCGACGGTTACACCACCAATGTGCCGGTCAAGGATCTCACCGCCGGCAAGGCCATGGTGGCGCTGCTTTACGAAGGCAAGCCGATCACATCGGACCATGGCGGTCCGGCAAGGCTGCTGGTGCCGCATCTCTATTTCTGGAAGTCGGCCAAATGGCTGAACGGCCTGCAATTCACCACGCGCGACGAGCCCGGTTTCTGGGAATTGCGCGGCTACCACATCTATGGCGATCCATGGCGCGAGCAGCGCTACACGGACGATCCATGA
- a CDS encoding DegQ family serine endoprotease has protein sequence MSDILRRHRVAALLGAALIISPFVMSFAQGEGNTVPTTQTPVAGITAPNGSFAPIVAADKPAVVTVTTVMKAQPESTDDGVPLGNSPFDDYFRQFFGDQGMPAPRTPPQQPAQRAEALGSGFIVASDGTIVTNNHVIDGASSIKVTLDDGTELPATLVGSDAKNDLAVLKIKAGKPLPTVKWGDSDKLMTGDQVLAIGNPFGIGTTVTAGIVSARGRDLHSGPFDDFIQIDAPINHGNSGGPLVDVNGNVVGINAAIYSPNGGSVGVGFAIPSDQAQKVVAKLMKGGSIQYGYLGVEIQPVTADVASAMGLDHPGGALVSQVNDGSPAATAGVETGDVITSFAGQDVKDPRDLSRAVADVAPGARESLELWRKGKAVQISVDVGRNTDDVKTASVDDGSGAPSAGQGSRVPAMGLGLMDITPDIREQMNLADNQRGAVVASVNPDKAAAASGIQAGDIIVAVNQVPVKSARQVTQAIAQAGKSGRKSVLLLVERDGGQIYVAVPFANG, from the coding sequence ATGTCAGATATTCTTCGCAGACATCGCGTCGCGGCCTTGCTGGGCGCTGCGCTGATCATCTCCCCCTTCGTCATGTCTTTCGCCCAAGGCGAGGGCAACACTGTTCCGACGACCCAGACACCTGTCGCCGGCATCACCGCGCCCAACGGCTCGTTCGCACCCATCGTGGCCGCCGACAAACCGGCGGTGGTGACGGTTACCACCGTCATGAAGGCACAGCCGGAAAGCACGGACGACGGCGTGCCTCTCGGCAACTCGCCATTCGACGACTATTTCCGCCAGTTCTTCGGCGACCAGGGCATGCCCGCTCCGCGCACGCCGCCGCAGCAGCCGGCGCAGCGCGCCGAGGCACTCGGCTCCGGCTTCATCGTCGCCTCCGATGGCACCATCGTCACCAACAATCACGTCATCGATGGCGCCTCTTCGATCAAGGTGACGCTCGACGACGGCACCGAACTTCCCGCAACGCTCGTCGGCAGCGATGCCAAGAACGATCTCGCCGTGCTCAAGATCAAAGCCGGCAAACCCTTGCCGACGGTCAAATGGGGTGACTCCGACAAGTTGATGACCGGCGACCAGGTATTGGCGATCGGCAATCCGTTCGGCATCGGCACCACGGTCACCGCGGGCATTGTTTCTGCACGCGGCCGTGACCTGCACAGCGGGCCGTTCGACGACTTCATCCAGATCGACGCGCCGATCAATCATGGCAATTCCGGTGGTCCGCTGGTCGATGTGAACGGCAATGTCGTCGGCATCAACGCGGCGATCTATTCGCCCAATGGCGGCAGCGTCGGCGTAGGCTTCGCCATCCCGTCTGATCAGGCCCAGAAGGTGGTCGCCAAACTGATGAAGGGCGGTTCCATCCAGTACGGTTATCTCGGCGTCGAGATCCAGCCGGTGACGGCGGATGTGGCGAGTGCCATGGGCCTCGATCATCCGGGCGGCGCTCTGGTTTCGCAGGTCAATGATGGCTCGCCGGCTGCAACCGCCGGTGTTGAGACCGGCGACGTCATCACCAGCTTTGCCGGACAGGACGTGAAGGATCCCAGGGACCTGTCGCGGGCCGTCGCCGACGTCGCGCCCGGTGCCCGGGAATCACTTGAGCTCTGGCGCAAGGGCAAGGCAGTGCAGATTTCCGTCGACGTCGGCCGCAACACCGACGATGTGAAGACCGCGTCGGTGGACGACGGCTCCGGCGCGCCAAGTGCCGGGCAAGGCTCGCGCGTTCCGGCGATGGGGCTTGGCCTGATGGACATCACCCCCGACATCCGCGAGCAGATGAACCTCGCCGACAATCAGCGCGGCGCGGTGGTTGCTAGCGTCAATCCCGACAAGGCGGCAGCGGCTTCCGGAATCCAGGCCGGCGACATCATCGTCGCCGTCAATCAGGTGCCGGTGAAGAGCGCCAGGCAAGTGACGCAGGCGATCGCCCAGGCCGGCAAGTCCGGCCGCAAGTCGGTGCTTCTGCTGGTCGAGCGCGACGGCGGCCAGATCTATGTCGCGGTGCCTTTCGCCAATGGCTGA
- a CDS encoding MBL fold metallo-hydrolase, translating into MPDWFSRRIVDDKTTMLTEPFVHAYVRANIWHLRGRDADLLVDTGMGICPLAPQIETPDGKPLLVVATHIHLDHVGSLHEFPLRAGPRMSAEQFESMDEAATYAYMFHDLEGAVSKLPAPGWKAADYKIPPAPLTRTLDEGDVVDLGDRQFRVLHLPGHSPDSIALFDEADGLFFSGDAIYDDTLIDSLPDSDRAAYISTMQRLLDLPIRIGHGGHGPSFDRKRMREIATTYIGQTAGI; encoded by the coding sequence ATGCCGGACTGGTTCAGCAGGCGCATCGTCGACGACAAGACGACAATGCTGACCGAGCCGTTCGTGCATGCCTATGTACGTGCCAACATCTGGCATCTGCGCGGCCGCGATGCCGACCTGCTGGTCGACACCGGCATGGGCATCTGTCCGCTGGCGCCGCAGATCGAGACGCCCGACGGCAAGCCGCTGCTGGTCGTCGCCACCCACATCCATCTCGACCATGTCGGCTCGCTGCACGAATTTCCGTTGCGGGCCGGGCCAAGGATGAGCGCGGAACAATTCGAGAGCATGGATGAGGCGGCGACCTACGCCTACATGTTCCACGATCTCGAAGGCGCCGTTTCGAAACTGCCGGCGCCGGGCTGGAAGGCGGCCGACTACAAGATCCCGCCCGCTCCATTGACGCGTACCCTGGACGAGGGCGATGTGGTCGATCTCGGCGACCGGCAATTCCGCGTGCTGCATCTGCCGGGCCATTCGCCGGATTCGATCGCGCTGTTCGACGAGGCCGACGGCCTGTTCTTCAGCGGCGACGCCATCTACGACGACACGCTGATCGACAGCCTGCCGGACTCCGACCGGGCCGCCTATATCAGTACGATGCAGCGCCTGCTCGACCTGCCGATCCGCATCGGCCATGGCGGACACGGACCGAGCTTCGACCGCAAGCGCATGCGCGAGATTGCCACCACCTATATCGGGCAAACCGCGGGGATCTGA
- a CDS encoding diphosphate--fructose-6-phosphate 1-phosphotransferase, protein MAGTFVIAQGGGPTAVINQTVVGATLEIRKRHPGAKVLGSIHGVRGIRDGNYVDLSAISEERLRLIAGTPSAALGSTRDKPDAAYCDVILNGLKKAGADAFIYIGGNDTSGTQQILTDAAGGKIAFVHAPKTIDNDLEENDHTPGFISAAEFVAGAFLSVDLDFRALPGIYVGIVMGRHAGFLTAAAAAWQLDPDSGPHLVYVPERPFSAAGFIDDVRATLDRHKRCIVAVSEGVSTADGKALVESLVPPDKLERDAHGNVKLSGSDLPAALERALAEGLPGKRARVDALGYMPRGYIGAISAVDAQEAFDAGAFAVTVAEQGGGSVALQYDGTKTVLKKVPLKNVAGKTRHMPDDFMKPDVNQLSDAGMAYLKRLVPEKYKVGKPFV, encoded by the coding sequence ATGGCTGGAACGTTTGTCATCGCGCAGGGCGGCGGCCCAACCGCCGTCATCAACCAGACGGTGGTCGGGGCGACGCTGGAGATCCGCAAGCGGCATCCCGGCGCCAAGGTCCTGGGCTCCATCCACGGCGTGCGCGGCATTCGTGACGGCAATTATGTCGACCTCTCCGCCATATCAGAGGAGCGTTTGCGGCTGATTGCCGGAACGCCAAGTGCTGCCCTTGGCTCGACGCGCGACAAGCCGGATGCCGCCTATTGCGATGTCATCCTCAACGGCCTGAAGAAAGCCGGCGCCGACGCTTTCATCTACATCGGCGGCAACGACACATCGGGCACGCAGCAGATCCTGACCGACGCCGCCGGCGGCAAAATCGCCTTCGTCCACGCGCCAAAAACCATCGACAATGATCTCGAGGAAAACGACCACACGCCGGGCTTCATTTCGGCGGCCGAGTTCGTCGCTGGCGCCTTCCTCTCCGTCGACCTCGATTTCCGCGCGCTGCCCGGCATCTATGTAGGCATCGTCATGGGCCGGCATGCCGGCTTCCTCACTGCCGCGGCCGCTGCATGGCAGCTCGACCCCGACAGCGGCCCGCACCTCGTCTACGTGCCCGAGCGCCCATTCTCGGCCGCCGGTTTCATCGACGACGTGCGCGCCACGCTCGATCGCCACAAGCGCTGCATCGTCGCCGTTTCGGAAGGCGTCAGCACCGCCGACGGCAAGGCGCTGGTCGAAAGCCTGGTGCCGCCGGACAAGCTCGAGCGCGACGCGCATGGCAACGTCAAATTGTCGGGCAGCGACCTGCCGGCCGCACTCGAGCGCGCGCTGGCCGAAGGGCTGCCGGGCAAGCGAGCCCGCGTCGATGCGCTAGGCTACATGCCGCGCGGCTATATCGGCGCCATCAGCGCGGTCGACGCGCAGGAGGCTTTCGATGCCGGCGCCTTTGCCGTCACTGTCGCCGAACAGGGCGGCGGCTCGGTGGCGCTGCAATATGACGGCACCAAAACGGTGCTGAAGAAGGTGCCGTTGAAGAACGTCGCCGGCAAGACCCGCCACATGCCGGACGATTTCATGAAGCCCGATGTCAATCAGCTGTCCGATGCCGGCATGGCCTACCTCAAGCGGCTGGTGCCAGAAAAATACAAGGTCGGGAAGCCGTTCGTTTGA
- a CDS encoding L,D-transpeptidase, protein MRELPQGLTPPRNGDAFETDHHLSRRAILSGAGALALLSAAGCSTSGGGLPALELDDVTTGSVRPIRPSISVDKNITSPGVMYAAMTDGGFNMPEVPYLKVKPEFRRQIVVDTTGEAPGTIVVHLQERMLYLVQPGGDAIRYGVGIGKDGFRWSGRANIQYGREWPTWTPPPEMIARKPELVKWQAGQPGGLTNPLGARALYIYQDGKDTGYRIHGSPEWWSIGQAMSSGCVRLINQDIIDLYSRVSKKNPVVVV, encoded by the coding sequence ATGCGTGAGTTGCCGCAAGGTCTGACGCCGCCGCGAAACGGCGACGCATTCGAAACCGATCATCATCTTTCCCGCCGCGCCATCCTGTCCGGGGCAGGGGCGCTCGCGTTGCTCAGCGCCGCCGGTTGCTCGACCTCGGGCGGTGGCCTGCCGGCGCTCGAGCTGGACGACGTCACCACCGGCTCCGTGCGGCCGATCCGGCCAAGCATCAGCGTCGACAAGAACATCACCAGCCCCGGCGTCATGTATGCCGCGATGACGGATGGCGGCTTCAACATGCCGGAAGTGCCCTATCTCAAGGTCAAGCCGGAATTCCGCCGCCAGATCGTCGTCGACACGACAGGCGAGGCGCCCGGCACCATCGTCGTTCATCTGCAGGAGCGCATGCTCTATCTCGTCCAGCCGGGTGGCGACGCTATCCGCTACGGCGTCGGTATCGGCAAGGACGGCTTCCGCTGGTCCGGCCGCGCCAACATCCAGTATGGCAGGGAATGGCCGACCTGGACGCCGCCGCCCGAGATGATCGCGCGCAAGCCGGAACTGGTGAAATGGCAGGCCGGCCAGCCCGGCGGCCTCACCAACCCGCTCGGCGCGCGCGCCCTCTACATCTACCAGGACGGCAAGGACACCGGCTATCGCATCCACGGCTCACCCGAATGGTGGAGCATTGGCCAGGCGATGTCGTCGGGCTGCGTGCGCCTGATCAACCAGGATATCATCGATCTCTACAGCCGCGTTTCCAAGAAGAATCCGGTCGTCGTCGTCTGA
- a CDS encoding LysE family translocator translates to MSFENWAAFAAASTILLIIPGPTILLVVSYALGQGWRTALPMAVGVALGDFTAMTLSMLGIGALLAASAGVFTILKLIGAGYLIYLGVKLFRAGGALKAEPRTDAVSSAKMMAHAWLVTALNPKSITFFVAFLPQFLDRHADFWTQMLIFETTFLALAFANAFGYALIAARARNVVRNPKAIRIFNRTGGTLLVGAGIATVAMRSSN, encoded by the coding sequence ATGTCCTTCGAAAACTGGGCCGCCTTCGCCGCCGCATCGACGATCCTTCTCATCATTCCGGGTCCGACCATCCTGCTGGTCGTGTCCTACGCGCTGGGCCAGGGCTGGCGCACCGCCCTGCCGATGGCCGTCGGCGTGGCGCTCGGCGACTTCACCGCGATGACCTTGTCGATGCTGGGCATCGGCGCGTTGCTGGCGGCTTCGGCTGGTGTCTTCACCATCCTGAAGCTGATCGGCGCCGGCTACCTGATCTATCTCGGCGTGAAGCTGTTTCGCGCCGGCGGCGCGCTGAAAGCCGAACCGCGCACCGACGCGGTGTCGTCGGCCAAGATGATGGCGCATGCCTGGCTGGTCACCGCGCTCAACCCGAAAAGCATCACCTTCTTCGTCGCCTTCCTGCCGCAGTTCCTCGACCGGCACGCCGATTTCTGGACGCAGATGCTGATCTTCGAGACGACCTTCCTGGCGCTCGCCTTCGCCAATGCCTTCGGCTATGCGCTGATCGCGGCAAGGGCACGCAACGTCGTGCGCAACCCCAAGGCAATCCGCATCTTCAACCGCACCGGCGGCACGCTGCTGGTCGGCGCCGGCATCGCCACGGTGGCGATGCGTTCCAGCAATTAG